One window of the Camelina sativa cultivar DH55 chromosome 1, Cs, whole genome shotgun sequence genome contains the following:
- the LOC104702356 gene encoding pathogenesis-related protein 1-like yields the protein MSFSGYGFVVLALFSIVLTQIYGLRNINRMDDLQPQETLRIHNQIRAAVGVAPLVWDPKLAAHAQSYANERSGDCAMKHSTDGTYGENIAAGWVQPVDTMSGPIATKFWLTEKPYYNYETNRCSDVCGHYTQIVANQSTRLGCGTVRCFNNENVWVVCNYAPRPMGDANTRPY from the coding sequence ATGTCGTTTTCTGGTTATGGCTTCGTCGTATTAGCATTATTCTCCATCGTCTTAACTCAAATCTATGGGTTGAGAAACATAAACCGAATGGATGATCTCCAACCGCAAGAAACGCTAAGGATTCACAACCAGATTCGAGCTGCGGTCGGGGTTGCTCCTTTGGTGTGGGACCCAAAACTTGCTGCCCATGCACAAAGCTACGCTAACGAACGATCCGGAGACTGCGCCATGAAACATTCCACCGATGGAACCTACGGCGAGAATATAGCCGCCGGGTGGGTCCAACCTGTCGACACCATGAGCGGTCCAATCGCGACTAAGTTTTGGTTGACGGAGAAGCCTTATTACAATTATGAAACCAACAGATGTAGTGATGTGTGTGGGCATTACACTCAGATTGTGGCTAATCAATCGACACGACTCGGTTGTGGTACGGTCAGGTGTTTTAATAATGAGAATGTTTGGGTCGTATGTAACTATGCTCCTAGGCCAATGGGTGATGCCAATACTCGTCCCTATTGA
- the LOC104702346 gene encoding pathogenesis-related protein 1-like has translation MNKMSFFGYIFIVLALFSDLTQAYRHTPAEPPRANENGDVKPQETLVVHNKARAMVGVGPMVWNETLAIYAQSYADERARDCAMKHSSGPFGENLAAGWGTMSGPVATEYWMTEKENYDYDSNTCGGGGVCGHYTQIVWRDSVRLACGSVRCKNDEYI, from the coding sequence atgaataaaatgtcgttttttggttatattttcaTCGTACTCGCACTATTCTCCGATTTAACCCAAGCCTATCGTCACACTCCCGCTGAACCGCCAAGAGCCAACGAAAACGGTGATGTCAAACCGCAAGAAACGCTCGTGGTTCACAACAAGGCCCGAGCCATGGTTGGAGTCGGACCAATGGTGTGGAACGAAACTCTTGCGATCTATGCACAGAGCTACGCAGATGAACGGGCCAGAGACTGTGCCATGAAGCATTCCTCGGGACCATTCGGCGAGAATCTAGCCGCGGGTTGGGGAACAATGAGCGGTCCGGTAGCTACTGAGTATTGGATGACGGAGAAGGAAAACTACGATTATGACAGCAACAcgtgtggtggtggtggagtgTGTGGACACTACACTCAGATCGTGTGGCGTGACTCGGTTCGACTAGCTTGTGGATCAGTGAGATGTAAGAATGATGAGTACATTTGA
- the LOC104702366 gene encoding pathogenesis-related protein 1-like: protein MSSIRYSFVVLTLFSVLLTRAYGLPKVRPIDDVQPNKTVKIHNKIRAEVGVAPLVWNKTVAAYAQNFANRQAKAGVCDYSSMRHSGGPYGENIAAGWVQPEDQMSGPIAAKYWYTEKPNYDYATNKCKGECGHYTQMVANQSFSIGCGSFRCHDNELIYIVCDYYPMPVGDANTRPY, encoded by the coding sequence atgtCGTCTATTCGTTATAGCTTCGTCGTACTGACTTTATTCTCTGTTCTTTTAACTCGAGCCTATGGTTTACCTAAGGTAAGACCAATCGATGATGTCCAACCGAATAAAACGGTAAAGATCCACAACAAGATCCGAGCCGAGGTCGGGGTGGCTCCATTGGTGTGGAACAAAACTGTAGCGGCCTACGCACAGAACTTCGCAAACAGACAAGCCAAAGCTGGAGTCTGCGACTACAGCTCCATGAGACATTCAGGTGGACCTTACGGGGAAAATATAGCCGCGGGATGGGTCCAGCCTGAGGACCAAATGAGCGGTCCGATCGCGGCAAAGTATTGGTATACGGAGAAGCCAAACTACGATTATGCCACCAACAAGTGCAAAGGTGAATGCGGACACTACACTCAGATGGTGGCCAATCAATCGTTCAGTATCGGTTGTGGCTCGTTCAGGTGTCATGATAATGagttaatatatattgtatgtgACTATTATCCTATGCCAGTGGGTGATGCGAATACGCGTCCCTATTGA